Proteins found in one Desulfovulcanus ferrireducens genomic segment:
- a CDS encoding DUF1858 domain-containing protein has translation MTQKITPQLTVLDVVAKYRQTEQVFREYDKLAGECICCQSLFCTLEEVAQKYGIELNKLLADLDKAAAE, from the coding sequence ATGACGCAAAAGATTACTCCTCAGTTAACAGTACTGGATGTGGTAGCCAAATATAGGCAGACAGAGCAAGTATTTCGTGAATATGATAAGTTGGCTGGCGAATGTATTTGCTGCCAGAGTCTTTTTTGTACCCTGGAAGAGGTGGCCCAAAAATATGGGATTGAGTTGAATAAGTTACTTGCGGACCTGGACAAGGCTGCAGCTGAATAA
- a CDS encoding nitroreductase family protein, whose protein sequence is MTVDIFDAIFNRRSIRKFTEQDVDREKIIKILDAGRWAPSGLNNQPWRFLVVKDEQRKAKLAECTRYGHIVRQANTLIVVFLAKDAMYNATKDYQGAGACIQNMLLAAHGLGLGAVWLGEILNQETQVHEVLNTDPEQLELMAVIAMGYPAQEGSSSRKDLSQLLLEEF, encoded by the coding sequence ATGACGGTAGATATTTTTGATGCTATATTTAATCGCAGAAGTATCCGCAAGTTTACAGAACAGGACGTGGATAGGGAAAAAATCATAAAGATTCTTGATGCTGGGCGGTGGGCTCCTTCCGGATTGAATAATCAGCCTTGGCGTTTTTTGGTCGTTAAGGATGAGCAGCGTAAAGCTAAATTGGCCGAGTGTACTAGATATGGACACATTGTGCGTCAGGCCAATACTTTGATCGTGGTTTTTTTGGCCAAGGATGCCATGTATAATGCCACAAAAGATTATCAGGGTGCCGGGGCTTGTATTCAGAATATGCTTTTGGCCGCTCATGGATTGGGCCTGGGCGCTGTCTGGCTGGGCGAGATTTTAAATCAGGAAACTCAAGTGCATGAAGTTTTAAATACTGACCCCGAGCAATTGGAGTTAATGGCCGTTATTGCTATGGGATATCCTGCGCAAGAAGGTAGTTCTTCCCGAAAAGATTTATCACAACTACTTTTAGAGGAGTTTTAA
- the crcB gene encoding fluoride efflux transporter CrcB — MSKIIFLGLAGGLGAISRYYISGLVQNYFNTTYPLGTAAVNLLGCLAFGFIWALLEDKLLLAPSLRLYVLTGFMGAFTTFSTFSFETANLVRYSQWFWAMTNLVGQNVLGISLIFFGMFLARIIK; from the coding sequence ATGTCTAAAATAATTTTTCTTGGTCTGGCCGGAGGCCTGGGAGCAATTAGCCGGTATTATATATCCGGATTAGTACAAAACTATTTTAATACCACTTACCCCCTAGGCACAGCTGCTGTTAATCTCCTTGGATGCCTGGCTTTTGGTTTTATTTGGGCCTTACTTGAAGATAAACTACTACTGGCGCCCTCTCTTCGACTTTATGTCCTGACAGGATTTATGGGGGCCTTCACCACGTTTTCTACTTTTAGCTTTGAAACTGCCAACCTGGTTCGCTACTCTCAATGGTTTTGGGCCATGACAAATCTGGTAGGACAAAATGTTTTAGGTATATCTCTTATCTTTTTTGGGATGTTTTTGGCAAGGATAATCAAATAA
- a CDS encoding MBL fold metallo-hydrolase: MAEIRIFQLGVLQTNCYLIVSQNKAVVIDPGGDPREVISFLSQNNLKLTHILNTHLHFDHIQGNAALARATGAPILANKEDEFLLQTELGAGGFMDFPETEPFDFVDLSESEQNFLGFACQVLATPGHTPGSLSFYFPELEAVFVGDLIFFRSVGRTDFPGGSLEILKKSAQEKIFTLPDDTIIYPGHGEETRVMDEKLHNPFFHEVPII, translated from the coding sequence ATGGCAGAAATCAGGATTTTTCAACTCGGAGTTCTTCAAACCAATTGCTACCTGATTGTTAGTCAGAATAAGGCCGTGGTTATAGATCCGGGTGGGGACCCACGCGAGGTTATTTCTTTTTTGTCTCAAAATAATCTTAAGCTGACCCATATTTTAAATACTCACCTTCATTTTGACCACATCCAGGGCAATGCTGCCTTGGCCCGTGCAACTGGGGCCCCAATTTTGGCCAACAAGGAAGATGAGTTTTTATTGCAAACAGAACTTGGCGCAGGGGGATTCATGGATTTCCCGGAGACAGAGCCATTTGATTTTGTTGATTTAAGCGAAAGTGAGCAGAATTTTTTAGGTTTCGCCTGTCAAGTACTGGCTACGCCCGGTCATACTCCAGGCAGTCTTTCTTTTTATTTTCCTGAACTTGAGGCCGTTTTTGTAGGGGATTTGATATTTTTTCGCTCTGTGGGCCGTACTGATTTCCCGGGGGGGAGTCTTGAAATTCTTAAAAAATCTGCCCAGGAAAAGATTTTTACCCTGCCGGACGATACCATTATTTATCCTGGTCATGGTGAAGAAACCAGGGTCATGGATGAAAAGCTGCACAACCCGTTTTTTCATGAAGTCCCAATTATTTAG
- a CDS encoding KamA family radical SAM protein, with the protein MSNKYITDIHQVKKLTKNDLQRIEPVVQKFGFRANEFYLSLINWDDPHDPIRRVIIPDEEELTPWGRLDASDEQNYTVYPGLQHKYTSTAVLLVSNTCGGFCRFCFRKRLFLYPEEEEYIRDLEQALDYLKQHKEVSNVLLTGGDGLMLSTSRLKKIIESLRQIDHIQVIRIGTKLLAYNPYRVLEDPELLELIKKFSTPQKRIYIMTHFNHPNEITTQSQQAAQLLLTSGAILANQTPMLKGVNDDPKILSDLFRKLSYIGIPPYYVFLCRPTVGNKGFAIPVEKALEIFQQAQTMGSGLAKRARLTMSHSTGKLEVVFQTEDKIYFRYHRSADPKHSGKVMIFKRNPNAYWLDDYEEKVAEQSCSKPMPRL; encoded by the coding sequence ATGTCTAATAAATACATAACAGACATTCACCAAGTAAAAAAATTGACTAAGAATGATTTGCAGAGAATTGAGCCAGTTGTCCAAAAATTTGGCTTCAGGGCCAATGAATTTTATCTATCTCTAATTAACTGGGATGATCCTCACGATCCCATCCGACGAGTCATCATCCCCGATGAAGAAGAGCTGACTCCCTGGGGCCGTTTAGACGCTTCAGATGAACAAAACTACACAGTTTATCCGGGCCTGCAACATAAGTATACAAGCACTGCTGTTCTTCTGGTCAGCAATACTTGCGGTGGGTTTTGTCGCTTTTGTTTTCGCAAAAGATTATTTTTATACCCTGAAGAGGAAGAGTATATTCGCGACCTTGAACAGGCTCTTGACTATCTAAAACAGCACAAGGAAGTGAGCAATGTATTACTTACAGGCGGGGACGGTCTTATGTTGTCTACTTCCAGGCTAAAAAAAATCATCGAGTCCTTGCGTCAAATCGACCATATCCAAGTCATCCGCATCGGCACAAAGCTTTTGGCCTATAATCCATATCGAGTACTTGAAGATCCTGAACTACTGGAACTGATTAAAAAATTCAGCACCCCTCAAAAAAGAATATATATAATGACCCATTTTAACCATCCCAATGAGATCACAACGCAAAGTCAACAAGCTGCTCAACTTTTACTCACATCCGGAGCCATCCTGGCAAACCAGACACCAATGCTTAAAGGAGTCAACGACGACCCGAAAATATTGTCCGATTTATTCAGAAAACTCTCATACATAGGCATCCCACCTTATTATGTCTTTTTATGCCGGCCAACAGTTGGTAATAAGGGTTTCGCCATACCCGTTGAAAAGGCCCTGGAAATATTTCAGCAGGCCCAGACGATGGGTTCAGGACTGGCCAAAAGGGCCAGGCTGACCATGTCCCACAGCACAGGCAAATTGGAGGTTGTCTTCCAAACTGAGGATAAAATTTATTTCCGCTACCACCGTTCAGCAGATCCCAAGCATAGCGGAAAGGTTATGATCTTTAAACGCAATCCCAATGCCTATTGGCTGGACGACTATGAAGAAAAGGTTGCTGAGCAGAGCTGTTCTAAACCAATGCCTCGCTTATAA
- a CDS encoding class II fructose-bisphosphate aldolase, producing the protein MDKNYATLLKVGRPPNIQRIFPCSKALLVSGKVIDRAMLAKGKAMTIAANGRNYFVIRGVLMAAQRANAAVILEIAKSEGGPSPYCAVNFWNLARIVDGLCNEMNITIPVAIHADHFTIKNKQDLEKAKIQIPSMFEQGVTSIAIDASHLSDKENLLANRELFSKIPSWGGYETEVGEIKGKEGLSTPEEVLFLIKGLNANSIFPDWIALNNGTTHGIQASDVGIQLDLTAMVHAALEPYKVSGAQHGTSGNDSDRLREITEKTNTTKANVATALQMISWGVRVNEYGNAELDEKGEFIKEKGKGVSEELWAEMVACARENGFKGGNYKKLNLPFENKLLSEPKGVRERMAKGVEEFTYELLTNVFNAKDSASIAKELVLDVSSYDFGPKAEQIEPSALWTREMILSKESVNLKKNIFGQRVDYDD; encoded by the coding sequence ATGGATAAAAATTACGCTACTTTGCTTAAAGTTGGTCGTCCCCCTAATATACAAAGGATTTTCCCCTGTTCCAAAGCTTTACTCGTCAGTGGCAAAGTCATTGACCGGGCCATGTTGGCCAAGGGCAAAGCCATGACCATTGCTGCTAATGGCCGCAATTATTTTGTCATTCGCGGTGTTTTAATGGCCGCGCAAAGGGCAAATGCCGCTGTAATTCTGGAGATTGCTAAATCAGAAGGCGGACCAAGCCCTTATTGTGCCGTAAACTTTTGGAATTTAGCTCGCATAGTTGATGGGTTATGTAATGAAATGAATATTACTATTCCGGTAGCCATTCATGCTGATCACTTTACAATCAAAAACAAACAGGATTTAGAAAAGGCTAAGATTCAGATTCCCTCTATGTTCGAGCAGGGCGTTACCTCTATAGCCATTGATGCTTCCCATTTGTCAGACAAGGAAAATCTGTTGGCCAACAGGGAGCTTTTTTCTAAAATTCCTTCTTGGGGAGGGTATGAAACCGAAGTAGGGGAGATTAAAGGCAAGGAAGGGCTATCCACACCAGAAGAGGTCTTGTTTCTGATTAAAGGGCTCAATGCCAATTCCATTTTTCCGGATTGGATTGCCTTAAATAATGGAACTACCCATGGGATTCAGGCCAGTGACGTTGGAATTCAGCTAGATTTGACGGCCATGGTTCATGCAGCACTAGAACCATACAAGGTTTCAGGTGCCCAGCACGGTACATCGGGTAATGATTCTGATCGGTTACGCGAGATTACGGAGAAGACAAATACCACAAAGGCCAACGTGGCCACGGCCTTACAGATGATTTCCTGGGGAGTCAGAGTCAATGAATATGGTAATGCCGAACTAGACGAGAAAGGAGAGTTTATCAAAGAAAAGGGAAAAGGGGTCAGTGAAGAGCTGTGGGCGGAGATGGTTGCCTGTGCTCGGGAGAATGGCTTTAAAGGTGGAAACTATAAAAAGTTGAATTTGCCTTTTGAAAATAAGCTGTTAAGTGAGCCCAAAGGCGTGAGAGAGCGCATGGCTAAAGGGGTGGAAGAATTTACTTATGAACTGTTGACAAATGTGTTTAATGCCAAAGACAGTGCAAGTATAGCCAAGGAACTTGTTCTGGATGTAAGTAGTTATGATTTTGGTCCCAAGGCAGAGCAGATAGAGCCCTCGGCTTTATGGACAAGGGAGATGATTTTAAGCAAGGAAAGCGTTAATCTGAAAAAAAACATTTTTGGGCAAAGAGTTGATTATGACGACTAA
- a CDS encoding diguanylate cyclase domain-containing protein gives MEKNQNQITLDKNDLIQFEPVLQKFLREIFLFTSHSLYFPQAIPNQVKGNEQLKPILEKDRLLLPLVFKNNFLGLFVARDVDPAQIKSLLPYLVTMTSLCLDKLYLYKTSITDPLTALFNHNFLQKTIEDEIELILANITLGPNSSLDASLNGYSATFGIILIDLDRFHVINDNFGYEFGDKVLRRIGEELKKLCPEKSVLARIEGDTFALFYPHSSPRKCIKLAKKLKTNISNLIFSYPLSDEQVSVCASFGIVNFPEDIFGPQFQKTATELTHILVEKAKRTLDAAKRNGGNQVYSFGQILSQGGLVLKTLPLGRLILNLSKYVDAREGQRFLVWSQKTGSVEAELNKPGNHYPLIPKGEIAIIEVQDEVSIAEILFLNDPARSVEPGDRLTLIEDGDIVDQGGLGTAKNTKKDLLTGLYSFRDFLATWNRVKESESLMSMALVRIDELKKGKSGIQGEKLVQELSLIARKIFPEKTLGGRYSLNCLIFYLPNVDRKHALDLALEITTQAQAKFGLNLGIGLASYPFLNFSPSHLLDNCRKALDHALFLDPPKVACFDSISLNISADRLFAHGDIYQAMEEYKLSLAADENNNLARNSLGICYARLGHLGLAKQLFQEIISCEPENLMARYNYACACLKLDELVEAEKSFLQCLQLDPEHSFSLFRLGQIEENKGHLGKAWEYYQKAQQTKDGRGLAPRHLARLAHKKGEQEKAREYLHQALVYNPKDAYALNLLARIYLESGDDPEVAETLARQSVSLKPDIASFWEVLAQSLQAQGKTEQARKARSRMTV, from the coding sequence ATGGAAAAAAATCAAAACCAGATCACTCTTGACAAAAATGATCTCATTCAATTTGAGCCTGTCTTGCAAAAATTCTTAAGAGAAATTTTTCTTTTTACCTCGCACAGCCTGTATTTCCCACAAGCAATCCCTAACCAGGTAAAAGGCAATGAACAACTAAAACCAATTCTGGAAAAAGACAGGTTGCTTTTGCCTTTGGTTTTCAAAAACAACTTTCTTGGCCTTTTTGTAGCCAGAGATGTAGACCCTGCCCAGATTAAATCCTTACTGCCTTATCTGGTTACCATGACCTCCCTATGTCTGGATAAGCTCTATCTCTATAAAACAAGCATAACAGATCCCTTAACAGCTCTTTTTAATCATAACTTTCTCCAAAAAACCATTGAAGATGAGATTGAACTCATTTTGGCCAACATAACATTGGGGCCAAACTCCAGCCTGGACGCAAGTCTAAACGGATATAGTGCCACTTTTGGAATCATCCTTATTGATTTGGACCGTTTTCATGTAATCAATGACAACTTTGGTTATGAATTTGGAGATAAAGTTTTAAGGCGCATTGGTGAAGAATTGAAAAAGCTCTGTCCGGAAAAATCAGTCCTGGCCCGCATAGAAGGTGATACTTTTGCCCTTTTCTATCCCCACTCTTCCCCGCGTAAATGTATAAAGCTAGCTAAAAAACTTAAAACAAACATCTCAAACCTTATCTTTTCTTATCCCCTCTCAGACGAACAGGTTTCTGTTTGTGCAAGTTTTGGCATAGTCAATTTCCCTGAAGATATTTTTGGACCTCAATTTCAAAAGACTGCTACGGAATTAACTCACATCTTAGTGGAAAAAGCAAAGCGAACACTGGATGCAGCCAAAAGAAATGGGGGGAACCAAGTTTATTCCTTTGGCCAGATTCTATCTCAAGGAGGACTAGTTTTAAAAACCCTGCCTTTAGGCCGCCTAATCCTAAACCTGAGCAAATATGTTGATGCCCGAGAAGGCCAGAGATTTTTGGTTTGGTCCCAAAAAACAGGTTCTGTAGAGGCAGAACTAAACAAACCAGGGAACCACTATCCTCTTATACCCAAAGGAGAAATAGCAATTATTGAAGTCCAGGACGAAGTTTCTATTGCTGAGATTCTATTTCTTAACGATCCGGCCAGGTCAGTAGAACCAGGGGACCGCCTGACGCTGATTGAAGATGGAGACATTGTTGACCAGGGAGGCTTAGGGACAGCTAAAAACACCAAAAAAGATCTGTTAACAGGACTTTATTCCTTTCGAGACTTCCTAGCTACCTGGAACCGGGTCAAAGAATCTGAATCACTGATGAGTATGGCTTTAGTGCGCATAGATGAATTGAAAAAAGGAAAAAGCGGCATCCAGGGAGAAAAGCTCGTCCAGGAGCTATCACTCATAGCTCGAAAAATTTTCCCTGAAAAGACATTGGGTGGACGATATAGTCTAAATTGCCTTATCTTTTACCTCCCCAATGTGGATAGAAAACATGCTTTAGACCTTGCTCTTGAGATAACCACACAGGCCCAGGCAAAATTTGGCCTCAATTTAGGTATTGGCCTGGCAAGTTATCCTTTTCTTAACTTTAGCCCGTCACATCTATTGGACAATTGCCGCAAGGCCCTCGACCATGCCCTGTTTCTCGATCCGCCTAAAGTAGCATGTTTTGATTCTATTTCCTTAAACATTAGTGCCGACCGCCTCTTTGCTCATGGAGACATTTACCAGGCCATGGAAGAATACAAACTATCTCTGGCCGCTGATGAAAATAATAATCTGGCCCGCAATTCCTTAGGGATTTGTTATGCTCGATTGGGTCATCTGGGTCTGGCCAAACAACTTTTTCAGGAAATCATTTCCTGTGAGCCAGAGAATCTCATGGCTCGGTACAACTATGCCTGTGCCTGTCTGAAATTAGATGAACTGGTAGAAGCTGAAAAATCTTTTCTCCAATGCCTTCAACTTGACCCTGAACACAGCTTCAGCCTGTTCCGCCTGGGTCAAATAGAAGAAAACAAAGGTCACCTTGGCAAAGCCTGGGAATACTATCAAAAGGCCCAGCAAACAAAGGATGGTCGGGGACTGGCCCCCAGACATTTAGCAAGACTGGCCCATAAAAAAGGCGAACAGGAAAAAGCCCGGGAATACCTGCATCAGGCACTCGTTTACAATCCCAAAGATGCCTATGCTCTGAATCTCCTGGCCAGGATTTATCTTGAAAGCGGTGATGACCCTGAAGTGGCAGAAACTCTGGCCAGGCAAAGTGTGAGTCTAAAACCGGATATAGCCTCTTTTTGGGAAGTGCTGGCCCAAAGTCTGCAAGCCCAGGGCAAAACAGAACAAGCCCGTAAGGCTAGATCACGCATGACAGTTTAG
- a CDS encoding glycosyltransferase, with translation MQVVHFSALKEQGGAARVARILHKRLSSQGVVSDHVWEVEGQGLEGLLQKSDRSILHIHSCLNWLDVLKKIAGLSRVVITAHDCSLITGGCVYPLQCEQWKTGCEYCERGFVQSHKVWQSKKDILFQTRPLIVSPSKWLGKMVRQFLPEFKIKVIPNGIEWDEEVVKDSGLLNQFNFLKKYPSVLFVAHGGTKAVYKGGSRWEDVWQKIAEAMPEARALFVGGDKIRQERNLYFLPYLPQDTLYALMQSCSVLAYPTVADNHPLIVLEAMRCRLPVVAFNVGGIGEQIVHGETGILINSGNWDELAQEVVRLLKKRRRARFMADTAFERGKQFFSASRMVSEYIKIYAQIDSRGNHAR, from the coding sequence ATGCAAGTTGTCCATTTTAGCGCCTTAAAAGAACAAGGCGGGGCAGCCAGGGTTGCCAGAATTTTACATAAACGTTTGTCCAGCCAGGGTGTAGTAAGTGACCATGTCTGGGAAGTTGAAGGACAAGGTTTAGAAGGTCTGTTACAAAAGAGTGATAGAAGTATTTTGCATATTCATTCCTGCTTGAACTGGCTGGATGTGCTGAAAAAAATTGCTGGCCTGTCCAGGGTGGTGATCACTGCCCACGATTGTTCTTTGATCACAGGTGGATGTGTTTATCCTTTACAGTGTGAGCAGTGGAAAACAGGGTGCGAGTACTGTGAACGCGGGTTTGTACAAAGCCACAAGGTGTGGCAAAGCAAAAAAGATATACTCTTCCAAACGAGACCTCTTATTGTCTCTCCTTCCAAATGGCTGGGAAAAATGGTGCGCCAGTTCCTACCGGAGTTTAAGATAAAGGTTATTCCCAATGGCATTGAGTGGGACGAGGAGGTCGTAAAAGATAGCGGGTTATTAAATCAGTTTAATTTTTTAAAAAAATACCCAAGTGTTCTTTTTGTGGCCCACGGTGGCACCAAAGCTGTTTACAAAGGCGGATCAAGATGGGAGGATGTGTGGCAAAAGATAGCCGAGGCAATGCCTGAGGCAAGGGCATTGTTTGTAGGTGGTGATAAGATCCGGCAAGAAAGAAATTTATATTTTTTGCCTTATTTACCTCAGGATACTTTATATGCGCTTATGCAAAGTTGCTCGGTGCTGGCGTATCCCACTGTGGCCGACAACCATCCTTTAATTGTCCTGGAGGCCATGCGTTGCAGGTTGCCGGTGGTGGCCTTTAATGTAGGAGGCATTGGGGAGCAGATTGTTCACGGAGAGACAGGTATCTTAATAAATTCAGGCAATTGGGATGAATTGGCGCAAGAGGTAGTTCGTCTCTTAAAAAAGAGACGAAGAGCAAGATTTATGGCTGACACGGCTTTTGAGCGCGGAAAACAGTTCTTCTCTGCCAGTCGAATGGTCTCAGAGTACATCAAGATATATGCTCAAATAGATTCTAGGGGGAATCATGCTCGATAA
- a CDS encoding ACT domain-containing protein, whose product MNDKLLIISVLSDRFGICRLAPNMPLPAWAVAGPFYSITRTTEELSVVCPELAIPDEIVSEKGWRCLKIHGPLDFSLTVILSSLTIPLTKAGISVFAISTYDTDYLLIQETELEKAKTALSEAGHKIVD is encoded by the coding sequence ATGAACGATAAACTATTGATCATTTCTGTCCTTTCAGATCGATTCGGTATCTGTCGCCTTGCTCCGAATATGCCTCTCCCAGCATGGGCAGTTGCTGGCCCCTTCTATTCCATCACCCGAACTACAGAGGAGTTATCTGTTGTATGCCCTGAGTTGGCAATCCCAGATGAAATAGTAAGCGAAAAAGGTTGGCGCTGTTTAAAGATACATGGTCCCCTGGATTTTTCTCTAACAGTGATTCTTTCATCCCTAACGATACCGCTCACAAAAGCGGGCATCAGTGTTTTTGCCATATCCACCTACGACACAGATTACTTATTGATCCAAGAAACAGAACTTGAGAAAGCAAAAACTGCCCTAAGTGAGGCAGGACACAAGATTGTTGACTGA